One segment of Primulina tabacum isolate GXHZ01 chromosome 14, ASM2559414v2, whole genome shotgun sequence DNA contains the following:
- the LOC142524552 gene encoding remorin 1.4-like isoform X1, which produces MARKKGFLVALIKLFLEFEIGFLEPESTEKKEAEGSINRDAVLERVATEKRLSLIKAWEESEKSKAENKAQKKVSAIGAWENCKKANLEAELKKIENLVVIQYMNVYKNNWRKRRQSTLRK; this is translated from the exons ATGGCAAGGAAAAAAGGGTTCTTGGTTGCTCTGATAAAATTGTTCCTCGAGTTCGAAATTGGGTTTCTTG AACCAGAATCTACCGAGAAGAAAGAAGCCGAGGGATCCATCAACAGAG ATGCTGTACTTGAACGGGTAGCAACTGAAAAGAGGCTGTCCTTAATCAAAGCATGGGAAGAAAGTGAGAAGTCAAAAGCTGAAAACAA AGCTCAGAAGAAAGTATCCGCTATTGGGGCATGGGAGAACTGCAAGAAAGCTAATCTAGAGGCCGAGCTTAAGAAGATTGAG AATTTGGTTGTGATCCAGTATATGAATGTTTATAAGAACAACTGGAGAAAAAGAAGGCAGAGTACATTGAGAAAATGA
- the LOC142524552 gene encoding remorin-like isoform X2, whose protein sequence is MARKKGFLVALIKLFLEFEIGFLEPESTEKKEAEGSINRDAVLERVATEKRLSLIKAWEESEKSKAENKAQKKVSAIGAWENCKKANLEAELKKIEEQLEKKKAEYIEKMKNKVAQVHKTAEEKRAIAEAKRGEDLLKAEEIAAKYRATGTGPKKLLGCF, encoded by the exons ATGGCAAGGAAAAAAGGGTTCTTGGTTGCTCTGATAAAATTGTTCCTCGAGTTCGAAATTGGGTTTCTTG AACCAGAATCTACCGAGAAGAAAGAAGCCGAGGGATCCATCAACAGAG ATGCTGTACTTGAACGGGTAGCAACTGAAAAGAGGCTGTCCTTAATCAAAGCATGGGAAGAAAGTGAGAAGTCAAAAGCTGAAAACAA AGCTCAGAAGAAAGTATCCGCTATTGGGGCATGGGAGAACTGCAAGAAAGCTAATCTAGAGGCCGAGCTTAAGAAGATTGAG G AACAACTGGAGAAAAAGAAGGCAGAGTACATTGAGAAAATGAAGAACAAGGTTGCACAAGTCCACAAGACAGCAGAAGAAAAACGAGCTATTGCTGAAGCCAAACGCGGGGAAGATCTTCTCAAGGCAGAAGAGATAGCTGCCAAATACCGCGCTACTGGAACTGGACCGAAGAAGTTACTTGGATGTTTCTAA
- the LOC142525569 gene encoding transcription factor MYB17-like, whose protein sequence is MVKKRDTNKEEEKRKNKKGRTACCEKEGIRKGAWTSEEDKILVDFITQNGHGAWRNLPKIAGLLRCGKSCRLRWINYLRPDIKRGPFSAEEEKRIIDLHGTLGNKWAAIASRLPGRTDNDIKNFWNSHLRKRFTSVDSNQPVHSSESVDTNLESPLSCQMVQSESIQLDVTSYPPNEEQLTPSENKSEGDFFLRLWNSGVGDSFRKIKECTSEWVGDTSSHSPTSQTSSLTKVESSSIASNQLSKSMASQNVEPVSCIKEAEVFAACSDLPKPYQFDESADVMLQLLLDFPAGGNYMGFLQESFNNASASIQY, encoded by the exons ATGGTGAAAAAGAGAGATACAAACAAGGAAGAAGAGAAAAGGAAGAATAAGAAAGGGAGAACGGCATGCTGTGAGAAAGAAGGGATAAGAAAAGGGGCTTGGACTTCTGAAGAAGACAAGATTCTCGTTGATTTTATCACTCAGAATGGGCATGGCGCTTGGAGAAATCTCCCCAAAATTGCag GTCTCCTTCGGTGTGGGAAGAGCTGTCGGCTTCGTTGGATAAACTACCTTCGACCTGACATTAAACGCGGTCCCTTTAGTGCAGAGGAAGAGAAAAGGATCATTGACCTACATGGAACACTCGGTAACAA ATGGGCGGCAATAGCCTCGCGTTTACCAGGAAGAACAGACAACGATATCAAGAACTTTTGGAACTCACATTTGAGGAAGCGCTTTACCAGCGTAGACTCCAACCAGCCAGTTCACTCCTCTGAGTCAGTCGACACAAATCTTGAATCTCCACTGTCTTGCCAAATGGTTCAATCAGAGAGCATTCAACTCGATGTCACATCTTATCCACCAAATGAAGAACAGCTTACACCATCAGAGAACAAATCCGAAGGAGACTTCTTCCTCCGTCTGTGGAACTCTGGAGTCGGCGACTCATTTCGAAAAATCAAGGAGTGTACAAGTGAATGGGTTGGCGACACATCATCTCACAGCCCAACTTCTCAAACATCATCCTTGACTAAAGTTGAATCTAGCTCCATAGCTTCAAACCAACTCTCCAAATCCATGGCCAGCCAAAATGTGGAACCTGTGAGCTGCATAAAGGAAGCAGAAGTTTTTGCAGCCTGTTCTGATTTACCGAAACCATACCAGTTCGATGAATCAGCAGATGTAATGTTACAGTTATTACTAGATTTTCCAGCGGGAGGCAACTATATGGGATTCCTTCAAGAATCCTTTAATAATGCATCTGCTTCTATCCAATATTAG